In one Mustela lutreola isolate mMusLut2 chromosome 8, mMusLut2.pri, whole genome shotgun sequence genomic region, the following are encoded:
- the SBF1 gene encoding myotubularin-related protein 5 isoform X3, with product MARLADYFVLVAFGPHPRGSGEGQGQILQRFPEKDWEDNPFPQGIELFCQPSGWQLCPERNPPTFFVAVLTDINSERHYCACLTFWEPAEPTQEAVCTEDVDEAGPAQLSPATPGPPGQLFAPKTLVLVSRLDHAEVFRNSLGLIYTIHVEGLNVGLENVIGNLLTCVIPLAGGSQLDSVEDGVRTISLGAGDRQVIQTPLADSLPVSRCSVALLFRQLGITNVLSLFCAALTEHKVLFLSRSYQRLSDACRGLLALLFPLRYSFTYVPILPAQLLEVLSTPTPFIIGVNAAFQAETQELLDVIIADLDGGTVTVPECVHVPPLPEPLQSQTHSVLSMVLDPELELADLAFPPPSTNASSLKMQDKELRAVFLRLFAQLLQGYRWCLHMVRIHPEPVIRFHKAAFLGQRGLVEDDFLMKVLEGMAFAGFVSERGVPYRATDLFDELVAHEVARMRADENHPQRVLRHVRELAEQLYKNENPYPAVAMHKVQRPGEASHLRRAPRPFPRLDDGMVQWIVDQATAKMQGAPPAVKAERRTTVPSGPPMTAILERSSGLHGNSARRLEVVRNCISYVFEGKMLEAKKLLPAVLRALKGRAARRCLTQELHLHVQQNRAVLDHQQFDFVVRMMNCCLQDCTSLDEHGIAAALLPLVTAFCRKLSPGVTQFAYSCVQEHVVWSTPQFWEAMFYGDVQTHIRALYLEPAEDRDHVQVGDVSVPEDERSALDVASEQRRLWPTLSREKQQELVQKEESTVFSQAIHYANRMSYLLLPLDSSRSRLLRERAGLGDLESASNSLVTNSMAGSVAESYDTESGFEDAETCDVAGAVVRFINRFVDKVCTESGVTSDHLKGLHVMVPDIVQMHIETLEAVHRESKRLPPIQKPKLLRPRLLPGEECVLDGLRVYLLPDGREEGVGGSGGGPALLPAEGAVFLTTYRVIFTGMPTDPLVGEQVVVRSFPVAALTKEKRISVQTPVDQLLQDGLQLRSCTFQLLKMAFDEEVGSDSAELFRKQLHKLRYPLDIRDTFAFSLGSTHTPGRPPRATKDKGPSLKTLSRNLVKNAKKTIGRQYVTRKKYSPPSWEHRGQPPPEDQEDEISVSEELEPSTLTPSSALKPSDRMTMSSLVERACCRDYQRLGLGTLSSSLSRAKSEPFRISPVNRMYAICRSYPGLLIVPQSVQDNALQRVSRCYRQNRFPVVCWRSGRSKAVLLRSGGLHGKGVVGLFKAQNAPSPGQSQADSSSLEQEKYLQAVVSSMPRFADASGRNTLSGFSSAHVGSHGKWSSVRASGRSGGLGVDVGSRLAGRDMLSPPQANGAPPDPGFLQPQRAALYIIGDKAQLKGVRPDPLQQWELVPIEVFEARQVKASFKKLLKACVPGCPAAEPGPASFLRSLEDSEWLIQIHKLLQVSVLVVELLDSGSSVLVSLEDGWDITTQVVSLVQVLSDPFYRTLEGFRLLVEKEWLSFGHRFSHRGAHTLAGQSSGFTPVFLQFLDCVHQVHLQFPMEFEFSPFYLKFLGYHHASRRFRTFLLDSDYERIELGLLYEEKGERRGQQACRSVWEYVDRLSKRTPVFYNYMYAPEDAEVLRPYSNVSNLKVWDFYTEETLAEGPPYDWELAQGPPEPPEEERPDGGAPQSRRRVVWPCYDSRPRAQPDAISRLLEELQRLETELGRPPERWKDTWDRVKAAQRLEARADGRGTPSSLLVSSVPHHRRSLGVYLQEGPVGSTLSLSLDSDQSSGSTASSSRQAARRSTSTLYSQFQTAESENRSYEGTLYKKGAFMKPWKARWFVLDKTKHQLRYYDHRVDTECKGVIDLAEVEAVAPGTPTMGAPKTVDEKAFFDVKTTRRVYNFCAQDVPSAQQWVDQIQSCLSDA from the exons ATGGCGCGGCTCGCGGACTACTTCGTGCTGGTGGCGTTCGGGCCGCACCCGCGCG GGAGTGGGGAAGGCCAGGGCCAGATCCTGCAGCGCTTCCCAGAGAAGGACTGGGAAGACAACCCGTTCCCCCAGGGCATCGAGCTG TTTTGTCAGCCCAGCGGGTGGCAGCTGTGTCCTGAGAGGAACCCACCCACCTTCTTCGTCGCTGTCCTCACTGACATCAACTCTGAGCGGCACTACTGCGCCTGCTTGACCTTCTGGGAGCCGGCAGAGCCCACACAG GAAGCGGTGTGCACTGAGGACGTGGACGAGGCGGGCCCTGCACAGCTGTCTCCTGCGACACCTGGCCCGCCTGGCCAGCTGTTCGCGCCAAAGACACTGGTGCTGGTGTCTCGACTGGACCACGCGGAGGTGTTCAGG AACAGCCTGGGTCTCATTTACACCATCCACGTGGAGGGCCTGAACGTGGGCCTGGAGAATGTGATCGGGAACCTGCTCACGTGCGTCATCCCCCTGGCGGGGGGCTCCCAG CTGGACTCCGTGGAGGACGGAGTG AGAACCATCTCTTTGGGGGCTGGTGACCGGCAGGTCATCCAGACCCCACTCGCCGACTCGTTGCCCGTCAGCCGCTGCAGTGTCGCCCTGCTCTTCCGCCAGCTGG GCATCACCAACGTGCTGTCGCTGTTCTGCGCTGCGCTCACGGAGCACAAGGTGCTCTTCCTGTCCCGAAGCTACCAGCGGCTCTCAGACGCCTGCCGGGGCCTCCTGGCGCTGCTGTTCCCTCTCCGATACAG CTTCACCTACGTGCCCATCCTGCCGGCACAGCTCCTGGAGGTCCTCAGCACCCCCACGCCCTTCATCATCGGTGTCAACGCGGCCTTCCAGGCGGAGACCCAAGAGCTG CTGGACGTGATCATTGCCGATCTCGATGGAGGCACTGTGACGGTCCCCGAGTGTGTGCACGTCCCGCCCCTGCCGGAGCCGCTGCAGAGTCAGACTCACAGTGTGTTGAGCATG GTCCTGGATCCAGAGCTGGAGTTGGCGGATCTTGCCTTCCCACCGCCTTCGACGAACGCTTCCTCCCTGAAGATGCAG GACAAGGAGCTGCGTGCTGTCTTCTTGAGACTCTTCGCTCAGCTGCTGCAGGGCTACCGCTGGTGTCTGCACATGGTCCGCATCCACCCGGAGCCCGTCATCCGCTTTCATAAG GCAGCCTTCCTGGGCCAGCGTGGGCTGGTGGAGGACGACTTCCTGATGAAGGTGCTGGAGGGCATGGCCTTCGCAGGCTTCGTGTCGGAGCGTGGGGTCCCCTACCGTGCCACGGACCTGTTCGACGAG CTGGTGGCCCATGAGGTGGCGCGGATGCGGGCAGATGAGAACCACCCCCAGCGTGTCCTGCGTCACGTCAGAGAACTGGCAGAGCAGCTTTACAAGAAC GAGAACCCATACCCCGCCGTGGCTATGCACAAAGTGCAGAGGCCGGGGGAAGCCAGCCACCTGCGGCGGgcgccccgccccttcccccggCTGGACGACGGCATGGTGCAGTGGATCGTGGACCAGGCGACAGCCAAGATGCAGGGCGCGCCCCCGGCCGTGAAGGCTGAGAGGAGGACCACTGTGCCCTCGGGGCCCCCCATGA CCGCCATCCTGGAGCGGAGCAGCGGGCTCCACGGCAACAGCGCGCGCCGGCTGGAGGTGGTTCGAAACTGCATCTCCTACGTGTTTGAGGGGAAAATGCTTGAGGCCAAGAAG CTGCTCCCAGCTGTGCTGAGGGCCCTGAAGGGGCGCGCGGCCCGCCGTTGCCTCACCCAGGAGCTGCACCTGCACGTACAGCAGAACCGGGCGGTGCTGGACCACCAACAGTTCGATTTCGTCGTCCGCATGATGAACTGCTGCCTGCAG GACTGCACCTCCCTGGACGAGCACGGCATCGCGGCTGCTCTGCTGCCCCTGGTCACGGCCTTCTGCCGG AAGCTGAGCCCAGGAGTGACCCAGTTTGCATACAGCTGCGTGCAAGAGCACGTGGTGTGGAGCACGCCGCAGTTCTGGGAGGCCATGTTCTACGGGGACGTGCAGACCCACATCCGCGCCCTCTACCTGGAGCCTGCTGAGGACCGAGACCACGTGCAG GTGGGGGATGTGTCGGTGCCAGAGGACGAGCGTTCTGCCCTGGACGTGGCATCTGAGCAGCGGCGCCTGTGGCCCACCCTGAGCCGTGAGAAGCAGCAGGAGCTGGTGCAGAAGGAGGAGAGCACAGTGTTCAGCCAGGCCATCCACTACGCCAACCGCATGAGCTACCTGCTCCTGCCCCTGGACAGCAGCCGCAGCCGCCTCCTGCGGGAGCGCGCAGGGCTGGGCGACCTCGAGAGCGCCAGCAACAGCCTGGTCACCAACAG CATGGCGGGCAGCGTGGCAGAGAGCTACGACACAGAGAGCGGCTTTGAGGACGCAGAGACCTGCGATGTGGCTGGGGCCGTGGTCCGCTTCATTAACCGCTTTGTGGATAAGGTCTGCACAGAGAGTGGGGTCACCAGCGACCACCTCAAGGGGCTGCATGTCATGGTGCCAG ACATTGTCCAGATGCACATCGAGACTCTGGAGGCCGTGCACCGGGAGAGCAAGAGGCTGCCCCCCATCCAGAAG CCCAAACTGCTGCGGCCACGCCTGCTGCCCGGCGAGGAATGCGTGCTGGACGGCCTGCGCGTCTACCTGCTGCCAGATGGCcgtgaggagggggtggggggcagcggcGGCGGCCCCGCACTGCTCCCAGCTGAGGGCGCCGTCTTCCTTACCACGTACCGGGTGATCTTCACGGGGATGCCCACCGACCCCCTGG TCGGGGAACAGGTGGTGGTGCGTTCCTTCCCGGTGGCCGCGCTGACCAAGGAGAAGCGCATCAGCGTGCAGACACCTGTGGACCAGCTCCTGCAGGACGGGCTGCAGCTGCGCTCCTGCACGTTCCAG TTGCTGAAGATGGCCTTTGACGAGGAGGTGGGGTCCGACAGCGCTGAGCTCTTCCGCAAGCAGCTGCACAAGCTGCGGTACCCGCTGGACATCAGGGACACCTTCGCCTTCTCCCTGGGCTCCACGCATACGCCCGGCCGGCCACCCCGCGCCACCAAGGACAAGGGCCCTTCCCTCAA GACCCTGTCCCGGAATCTTGTGAAGAACGCCAAGAAAACCATCGGGCGGCAGTACGTCACCCGGAAGAAGTACAGCCCTCCCAGCTGGGAGCACCGGGGCCAGCCTCCTCCTGAGGACCAGGAGGACGAGATCTCAG TGTCGGAGGAGCTGGAGCCCAGCACGCTGACCCCTTCCTCGGCCCTGAAGCCCTCCGATCGCATGACCATGAGCAGCCTGGTGGAGCGGGCATGCTGCCGGGACTACCAGCGCCTGGGGCTGGGTACGCTGAGCAGCAGCCTGAGCCGAGCCAAGTCCGAGCCCTTCCGCATCTCCCCAGTCAACCGCATGTACGCCATCTGTCGCAG CTACCCGGGGCTGCTGATCGTCCCGCAGAGCGTCCAGGACAACGCCCTGCAGCGCGTCTCCCGCTGCTACCGCCAGAACCGCTTCCCCGTGGTGTGCTGGCGCAGTGGGCGCTCCAAGGCCGTGCTGCTGCGCTCCGGCGGCCTGCACGGCAAGGGCGTCGTCGGCCTCTTCAAGGCCCAGAATGCGCCTTCCCCAG GCCAGTCCCAGGCGGACTCAAGCAGCCTAGAGCAGGAGAAGTACCTGCAGGCCGTGGTGAGCTCCATGCCCCGCTTCGCGGACGCATCCGGGCGGAACACGCTCAGCGGCTTCTCCTCCGCCCACGTGGGCAGCCACG GGAAATGGAGCAGTGTCCGGGCCAGTGGGCGCAGCGGTGGGCTTGGCGTTGATGTGGGCTCCCGGCTGGCAGGCAGAGACATGCTGAGCCCGCCCCAGGCTAACGGGGCCCCCCCTGACCCAGGCTTCTTGCAGCCCCAGCGCGCAGCCCTCTACATCATTGGGGACAAAGCTCAGCTCAAG GGTGTGCGGCCAGACCCCCTGCAGCAGTGGGAGCTGGTGCCCATCGAGGTGTTCGAGGCACGGCAGGTGAAGGCCAGCTTCAAAAAGCTGCTGAAGGCGTGTGTCCCAGGCTGCCCTGCCGCTGAGCCCggccctgcctccttcctgcgCTCGCTGGAGGACTCAGAGTGGCTGATCCAG ATCCACAAGCTGCTACAGGTGTCGGTGCTGGTGGTGGAGCTGCTGGACTCGGGCTCATCCGTCCTGGTGAGCCTGGAGGACGGCTGGGACATCACCACCCAG GTGGTGTCTCTGGTGCAGGTGCTGTCCGACCCTTTCTACCGCACGCTGGAGGGCTTCCGGCTGCTGGTGGAGAAGGAGTGGCTGTCCTTTGGCCATCGCTTCAGCCACCGCGGGGCCCACACACTGGCTGGGCAGAGCAGCGGCTTCACGCCCGTCTTCCTGCAGTTCCTGGACTGTGTGCACCAG GTCCACCTGCAGTTCCCCATGGAGTTCGAGTTCAGCCCCTTCTACCTCAAGTTCCTTGGCTACCACCACGCGTCCCGCCGCTTCCGGACCTTTCTGCTCGACTCGGACTATGAGCGCATTGAGCTGG GGCTCCTGTACGAGGAGAAGGGGGAGCGCCGGGGCCAGCAGGCGTGCCGGTCCGTGTGGGAGTACGTGGACCGACTGAGCAAGAGGACGCCCGTGTTCTACAACTACATGTACGCGCCCGAGGATGCGGAG GTCCTGCGGCCCTACAGCAACGTGTCCAACCTGAAGGTGTGGGACTTTTACACCGAGGAGACGCTGGCCGAGGGTCCTCCCTATGACTGGGAGCTGGCCCAGGGGCCCCCCGAGCCCCCAGAGGAAGAGCGGCCTGATGGGGGTGCGCCCCAGAGCAGGCGCCGAGTGGTATGGCCGTGCTATGACAGCCGCCCCCGAGCCCAGCCAGACGCCATCTCACGCCTGCTGGAG GAGCTACAGCGGTTGGAGACAGAGCTGGGGCGACCCCCGGAGCGTTGGAAGGACACCTGGGATCGGGTGAAGGCAGCACAGCGCCTGGAGGCCCGGGCAGATGGACGT GgcacccccagctccctgctggtGTCCAGCGTGCCCCACCACCGCCGCTCGCTAGGCGTGTACCTGCAGGAGGGGCCTgtgggctccactctgagcctcagcctGGACAGCGACCAGAGCAGTGGCTCAACCGCGTCCAGTTCCCGGCAGGCAGCGCGCCGCAGCACCAGCACCTTGTACAGCCAGTTCCAGACGGCCGAGAGTGAGAACAG GTCGTACGAGGGCACCCTGTACAAGAAGGGAGCCTTCATGAAGCCCTGGAAGGCCCGCTGGTTCGTGCTGGACAAGACCAAGCACCAG CTGCGCTACTACGACCACCGTGTGGATACGGAATGTAAGGGCGTCATCGACCTGGCCGAAGTGGAGGCCGTGGCCCCTGGCACTCCCACCATGGGTGCCCCCAAGACCGTGGATGAAAAGGCCTTCTTTGAC GTGAAGACGACGCGTCGCGTTTACAACTTCTGTGCCCAGGACGTGCCCTCAGCCCAGCAGTGGGTGGACCAGATCCAGAGCTGCCTGTCGGACGCCTGA